The Argopecten irradians isolate NY chromosome 4, Ai_NY, whole genome shotgun sequence genome has a window encoding:
- the LOC138321860 gene encoding WD repeat-containing protein 31-like isoform X2 encodes MGDCCTKVNNPSDGTQLRQGGDRITDQGPEMIKTYDPIHSDAVVSLASIQSGLCLSGSKDQSVALYDYQNHRLEEKWTGHDREITKVCYGQYCNGIFSASRDKSVRMWQRGKPSQVQIYTGHDLVVTAVDINDDNRLLCTGSRDNTVRLWDVEKGECLLENNIHRNLVTDVKFTPGDNSLVQTGEDKHVRIYETRNLLVTHTFPKKQYIQMCCDVSKDGNYCLTCSNGFGGSGCEATLYDLRMKAIVHEFKGHREAIESCIFLPFNGRNLIATASRDCSVRIWDRDTRECVADTTVSGSGPLTSLICYDDSNLCVSSFHMGIFQLQFSLANGTLWPVARF; translated from the exons ATGGGTGACTGTTGCACCAAAGTCAACAATCCAAG TGATGGTACTCAACTTAGACAGGGAGGGGACCGCATCACTGACCAGGGGCCGGAGATGATAAAGACATACGACCCGATACACTCGGATGCTGTGGTCAGTTTGGCATCTATACAGTCAGGACTTTGTTTATCTGGCAGTAAGGATCAG AGTGTTGCATTGTATGATTATCAAAACCATCGTTTGGAAGAGAAGTGGACTGGGCATGACAGAGAGATTACAAAA GTTTGTTATGGCCagtattgtaatggtatatTCAGTGCCTCCCGAGATAAGTCCGTACGAATGTGGCAGCGTGGCAAACCCTCACAAGTTCAGATATACACGGGACACGACCTTGTGGTCACAGCTGTAGACATCAACGACG ACAATCGGTTACTGTGTACAGGATCAAGAGACAACACTGTACGGCTCTGGGATGTGGAGAAGGGCGAGTGTCTATTAGAAAACAACATTCATCGTAATCTG GTGACAGATGTAAAATTTACACCAGGAGACAATAGTTTAGTACAGACAGGTGAAGATAAGCATGTGAG GATTTATGAGACTAGGAACCTGCTGGTAACTCATACATTTCCTAAAAAACAGTACATCCAGATGTGTTGTGATGTCAGTAAGGACGGTAACTATTGTCTAACGTGCAGCAATGGGTTCGGTGGTAGTGGCTGTGAGGCTACG cTCTATGACCTGAGAATGAAGGCTATAGTTCACGAGTTCAAAGGTCACAGAGAGGCCATCGAGTCCTGTATATTCTTGCCATTTAACGGACGTAATCTGATAGCCACTGCCTCCAGGGATTGTTCAGTACGAATATGGGATAGAGATACCCGAG AGTGTGTAGCAGATACCACAGTCAGCGGCTCTGGTCCTCTAACCTCTTTAATATGTTACGATGATAGCAA tcTATGTGTATCCAGTTTCCATATGGGTATATTCCAACTCCAGTTTTCATTAGCTAATGGGACACTCTGGCCTGTTGCCCGTTTTTAA
- the LOC138321860 gene encoding WD repeat-containing protein 31-like isoform X1 — MEFVTGVVRDLWGRYKGDGTQLRQGGDRITDQGPEMIKTYDPIHSDAVVSLASIQSGLCLSGSKDQSVALYDYQNHRLEEKWTGHDREITKVCYGQYCNGIFSASRDKSVRMWQRGKPSQVQIYTGHDLVVTAVDINDDNRLLCTGSRDNTVRLWDVEKGECLLENNIHRNLVTDVKFTPGDNSLVQTGEDKHVRIYETRNLLVTHTFPKKQYIQMCCDVSKDGNYCLTCSNGFGGSGCEATLYDLRMKAIVHEFKGHREAIESCIFLPFNGRNLIATASRDCSVRIWDRDTRECVADTTVSGSGPLTSLICYDDSNLCVSSFHMGIFQLQFSLANGTLWPVARF; from the exons ATGGAGTTTGTTACGGGTGTGGTACGCGATTTATGGGGTCGCTATAAAGG TGATGGTACTCAACTTAGACAGGGAGGGGACCGCATCACTGACCAGGGGCCGGAGATGATAAAGACATACGACCCGATACACTCGGATGCTGTGGTCAGTTTGGCATCTATACAGTCAGGACTTTGTTTATCTGGCAGTAAGGATCAG AGTGTTGCATTGTATGATTATCAAAACCATCGTTTGGAAGAGAAGTGGACTGGGCATGACAGAGAGATTACAAAA GTTTGTTATGGCCagtattgtaatggtatatTCAGTGCCTCCCGAGATAAGTCCGTACGAATGTGGCAGCGTGGCAAACCCTCACAAGTTCAGATATACACGGGACACGACCTTGTGGTCACAGCTGTAGACATCAACGACG ACAATCGGTTACTGTGTACAGGATCAAGAGACAACACTGTACGGCTCTGGGATGTGGAGAAGGGCGAGTGTCTATTAGAAAACAACATTCATCGTAATCTG GTGACAGATGTAAAATTTACACCAGGAGACAATAGTTTAGTACAGACAGGTGAAGATAAGCATGTGAG GATTTATGAGACTAGGAACCTGCTGGTAACTCATACATTTCCTAAAAAACAGTACATCCAGATGTGTTGTGATGTCAGTAAGGACGGTAACTATTGTCTAACGTGCAGCAATGGGTTCGGTGGTAGTGGCTGTGAGGCTACG cTCTATGACCTGAGAATGAAGGCTATAGTTCACGAGTTCAAAGGTCACAGAGAGGCCATCGAGTCCTGTATATTCTTGCCATTTAACGGACGTAATCTGATAGCCACTGCCTCCAGGGATTGTTCAGTACGAATATGGGATAGAGATACCCGAG AGTGTGTAGCAGATACCACAGTCAGCGGCTCTGGTCCTCTAACCTCTTTAATATGTTACGATGATAGCAA tcTATGTGTATCCAGTTTCCATATGGGTATATTCCAACTCCAGTTTTCATTAGCTAATGGGACACTCTGGCCTGTTGCCCGTTTTTAA